A genomic window from Solanum dulcamara chromosome 11, daSolDulc1.2, whole genome shotgun sequence includes:
- the LOC129872802 gene encoding protein SRG1-like produces the protein MESTPEKMNFGRSLLVPSVQELAKQHLTNIPARYLRPQQESPAVSAGVAVPVIDLQKLTSGDSMDSELQKLHSACQQWGFLQVINHGVTPSVLDNFKREVIEFFRLPMEEKKKLWQQQDNHEGFGQLFVVSEEQKLDWSDMFYITTLPPHIRQIDLFQKLPSNLREIMEAYCKEIKNLAMIIVCQLAKALRMDEKEMRELFSDGVQSIRMNYYPPCSVPEKTIGFSPHSDADALTVLFQLNETEGLQVRKDGIWVPVKPLPNALIVNVGDIMEIVSNGVYRSIEHRAIVNSNKERLSVATFYSSNLDSELGPAHSLTGPNNPPIFRRVPVDKYFKDFFAQKLDGKSYIDFMKEDTRDNES, from the exons ATGGAGTCAACGCCGGAAAAAATGAACTTTGGAAGATCTCTATTAGTTCCTAGTGTTCAAGAGCTTGCCAAACAACACCTAACCAATATTCCGGCCAGGTATCTCCGTCCACAACAAGAATCTCCGGCCGTATCTGCCGGAGTGGCGGTCCCAGTTATCGATCTTCAAAAGTTGACATCAGGTGATTCAATGGACTCTGAGCTGCAAAAGCTTCACTCTGCTTGCCAACAATGGGGTTTCCTCCAG GTTATAAACCATGGAGTGACACCTTCAGTACTGGATAACTTCAAGAGAGAGGTTATTGAATTTTTCAGACTCCCaatggaagaaaagaagaaactaTGGCAACAACAAGACAATCATGAAGGTTTTGGGCAGCTGTTTGTTGTATCAGAGGAGCAAAAACTTGATTGGAGTGATATGTTTTACATAACTACTCTTCCCCCTCATATCCGTCAAATCGACTTGTTTCAAAAATTGCCTTCAAACCTCAG GGAAATTATGGAGGCATACTGTAAAGAAATCAAGAACCTAGCAATGATCATCGTATGTCAATTGGCAAAGGCTTTAAGGATGGAtgaaaaggaaatgagagaGCTATTCAGTGATGGTGTGCAGTCAATAAGGATGAATTATTATCCTCCTTGCTCTGTGCCAGAAAAAACCATTGGCTTCAGCCCTCATTCTGATGCTGATGCCCTCACCGTCCTGTTCCAGTTAAATGAAACTGAAGGTCTCCAAGTTCGAAAAGATGGTATTTGGGTGCCTGTAAAACCCCTCCCAAATGCTTTGATTGTGAATGTTGGCGATATTATGGAG ATAGTGAGCAATGGTGTTTATAGAAGCATTGAGCACAGAGCAATTGTGAACTCAAACAAAGAGAGGCTCTCTGTTGCAACATTCTACAGCTCCAACCTTGACTCCGAATTGGGACCTGCACACAGCCTTACTGGACCAAATAATCCTCCAATTTTCCGAAGAGTTCCTGTGGATAAATATTTCAAGGATTTTTTCGCACAAAAACTTGATGGAAAATCGTACATTGATTTCATGAAGGAAGATACGAGGGATAATGAATCGTAG
- the LOC129872931 gene encoding transcription factor GTE12-like: MVNAQSPKVNSSLQLLELPTMNIGDSIVTKKLKIKISSKGVRAESRGVSEMNIKVKLPMPPDSKKCEPQLVMDNEREKRRKMDRSIKQQCVNILKVLMAHPSGWPFLVPVDPIQYNIPDYFTIIRKPMDLGTVKAKLDGNVYFDVDEFAADVRLTFTNAMKYNPPNNDFHLMAKRLDNIFNQRWKLLEGKWKAESKKFSQDCVSSGKENDSKNTRETFFKKSAPCANGLTKRPMPSEEKQRLKKELVDLLRGNVIKKMQNALQKFGLMGLKEEKVNLDLDKYDDDTLLELKRVVRAYSNLATQKAEPAGVKQSCGSLSSTETVPKDSSTSSICSVNTKQQANIVACHLQGVDTPALPRNFPTKRKLDQDHSGVAKRDREVTNSLASVSCRTDLNSHGGRGILHEENPCSSPGRSTCASAVTYGEGWDPLMNIDLSPTKALRAAMLKSRFADTIIKAKQKSLPVDCDKADLHRMQLERAQLEKQQLEEKARIEAELKAAEVASRRKAEADLKMQRERQREAARIALQKMERTVEFEDNLKILRDLEKLCKCCSEAENLSGNGDGDGFTIILGENPLERLGLCIKEDYLNDDEDEDAVLSGDWEDGEIL, translated from the exons ATGGTTAATGCTCAATCTCCAAAGGTGAACAGTTCTCTTCAGCTCCTGGAGTTGCCCACCATGAATATTGGTGATAGTATAGTGACGAAGAAGctgaaaataaaaatttcttCCAAGGGGGTGCGGGCTGAATCTAGGGGAGTCTCTGAGATGAATATAAAGGTGAAACTACCTATGCCACCCGACTCTAAGAAATGTGAACCTCAGTTGGTGATGGACAATGAAAGAGAGAAAAGGCGGAAAATGGATCGGAGTATAAAGCAACAATGCGTTAACATTCTGAAAGTCCTGATGGCTCATCCTAGTGGGTGGCCCTTCCTTGTACCAGTGGATCCAATCCAATATAACATTCCTGACTACTTCACTATAATTAGAAAACCAATGGATTTGGGAACAGTCAAAGCTAAATTGGATGGCAATGTGTACTTCGATGTTGATGAATTTGCTGCTGATGTGAGGTTGACGTTCACAAATGCTATGAAGTATAATCCTCCTAATAATGATTTTCACCTCATGGCTAAGAGGttagataatatttttaatcaGAGGTGGAAGCTGCTGGAAGGTAAGTGGAAAGCTGAGAGCAAAAAATTCAGTCAGGATTGTGTTTCAAGTGGTAAAGAAAATGATTCTAAGAATACAAGGGAGACTTTCTTTAAGAAATCTGCACCATGTGCTAATGGTCTGACCAAGAGGCCAATGCCTTCGGAGGAGAAGCAAAGGCTGAAGAAAGAACTTGTTGATTTACTTAGGGGAAACGTTATTAAGAAAATGCAGAATGCTCTCCAAAAGTTTGGGTTGATGGGTCTTAAAGAAGAGAAGGTTAACCTGGACCTGGACAAGTATGATGATGACACACTATTGGAGTTAAAGAGGGTGGTTAGAGCGTATTCCAATTTAGCTACACAAAAG GCAGAGCCCGCTGGCGTGAAACAAAGTTGTGGGTCTCTGTCATCCACGGAGACTGTCCCTAAAG ATAGTAGCACAAGTTCTATTTGCTCTGTCAATACCAAGCAACAAGCAAACATTGTTGCTTGCCACCTTCAAGGTGTTGATACCCCTGCTCTTCCTAGGA attttccaacaaaaagaaagCTAGATCAAGATCATTCGGGTGTTGCTAAAAGG GATAGAGAAGTGACAAACTCCTTGGCATCAGTTTCATGTAGAACTGATTTGAACTCTCATG GTGGTCGAGGTATCCTTCATGAAGAAAATCCATGTTCCAGTCCAGGTAGATCTACATGTGCTTCCGCTGTTACATATGGTGAAG GTTGGGATCCTCTTATGAACATTGATCTTTCCCCGACCAAAGCGCTACGTGCTGCAATGCTGAAGAGCCGATTTGCtgacaccatcatcaaagcgaAACAGAAATCGCTTCCAGTTGAT TGTGATAAGGCTGATTTGCATAGAATGCAGCTGGAAAGAGCACAACTGGAAAAGCAGCAGCTTGAAG AGAAAGCCCGCATTGAGGCAGAACTTAAAGCTGCGGAAGTAGCCTCTCGTAGGAAGGCGGAGGCTGATTTAAAGATGCAGCGGGAGAGACAACGGGAAGCTGCCCGGATTGCTTTACAAAAG ATGGAAAGGACAGTTGAATTTGAAGACAATCTGAAGATACTAAGAGATCTAGAGAAACTATGTAAATGCTGCTCAGAAGCTGAGAATTTGAGTGGTAATGGAGATGGCGATGGATTCACTATCATATTGGGGGAGAACCCTCTGGAAAGGCTTGGCTTATGCATCAAAGAGGACTACTTAAAtgatgatgaagatgaagatgcaGTATTGAGTGGAGATTGGGAAGATGGAGAGATCTTGTAA
- the LOC129874810 gene encoding bidirectional sugar transporter SWEET2a-like, whose translation MSAVGGLCSIYSICSVAAGIAGNLFAFVLFVSPIPTFRRIIRSKSTEQFSGLPYIYALLNCLICLWYGTPIVSPGIILVFTVNSIGAMFQLVYISIFIIHAEGSKKLKMLGLVLGVFAVFAVIVAISLYLFEPPSRQTFVGYLSIFSLISMFASPLFIINLVIKTKSVEYMPFYLSLATFLMSLSFFAYGMFKNDPFISVPNGIGGVLGVIQLVLYFRYSNSGEEPRVPLLDSYA comes from the exons GGAACCTCTTTGCATTCGTCTTATTCGTGTCACCAAT ACCAACATTCAGAAGAATCATTAGAAGCAAGTCTACAGAACAGTTTTCTGGATTACCTTATATATATGCGCTCTTGAATTGCTTAATATGCCTCTGGTATGGGACACCAATTGTATCTCCTGGTATTATATTGGTTTTCACTGTCAATTCTATTGGAGCAATGTTCCAGCTAGTATATATTAGTATCTTCATTATTCATGCGGAGGGGTCCAAGAAG TTGAAGATGTTGGGGTTGGTGCTTGGCGTTTTTGCTGTATTTGCTGTTATAGTTGCCATCAGCCTATATCTATTTGAGCCTCCTAGTCGGCAAACTTTCGTTGGATATTTATCCATCTTTTCTCTTATTTCCATGTTTGCTTCTCCACTATTCATTATT AATTTGGTGATCAAAACAAAGAGTGTGGAGTACATGCCATTTTATCTATCCCTTGCGACTTTTCTCATGAGCCTTTCTTTCTTTGCCTACGGAATGTTCAAGAATGATCCATTCATCTCC GTACCAAATGGGATAGGAGGAGTTCTTGGTGTCATACAACTGGTACTGTACTTTAGATATAGCAATTCAGGAGAGGAGCCAAGAGTACCTCTCTTGGACTCTTATGCATGA
- the LOC129872803 gene encoding protein SRG1-like, with translation MESSPAKLNFGKSLLVPSVQELAKQHLTNIPARYVRAEQESQAVSAGAAVPVIDLQKLISGDSMDSELQKLHSACQQWGFLQVINHGVTPSLLEEFKREVIELFRLPMSEKKKLWQQEDSFEGFGDIFVVSEEQKLDWSDMFAIVTLPPHIRKVDLFHKLPSKLRGIMEAYSKEIKNLAMIIVCQLAKAVKMDEKEMRDLFSDGMQSMRMNYYPPCPEPHRAIGLSPHSDADALTILLQLSETEGLQVRKDDIWVPIKPLPNALIVNIGDMMEIVSNGVYRSIEHRAIVNSNKERLSVATFSTFSLDSELGPAHSLIGPNNPPIFRRVVVQKYLLDFFARKLDGKSYLDFMKVETSDGES, from the exons ATGGAATCATCACCGGCAAAATTGAACTTTGGAAAATCTCT CCTGGTTCCAAGTGTTCAAGAGCTTGCCAAACAGCACCTAACCAATATTCCGGCCAGGTATGTCCGCGCAGAACAAGAATCTCAGGCCGTATCTGCTGGAGCGGCGGTTCCAGTTATCGATCTTCAAAAGTTGATATCGGGTGATTCAATGGATTCTGAGCTGCAAAAGCTTCACTCCGCTTGCCAACAATGGGGTTTCCTCCAG GTTATAAACCATGGAGTGACACCTTCGTTATTGGAGGAATTCAAGAGAGAGGTTATTGAATTGTTTAGACTTCCCATGTCCGAAAAGAAGAAACTATGGCAACAAGAAGACAGCTTTGAAGGTTTTGGGGATATATTTGTTGTATCGGAGGAGCAGAAGCTTGATTGGAGTGACATGTTTGCCATAGTAACTCTTCCCCCTCATATCCGCAAAGTGGACTTGTTTCACAAGTTGCCTTCAAAGCTCAG GGGCATCATGGAAGCATACTCCAAAGAAATCAAGAACCTAGCAATGATCATCGTATGTCAATTGGCAAAGGCTGTAAAGATGgatgaaaaagaaatgagagATCTATTCAGTGATGGTATGCAGTCAATGAGGATGAATTATTATCCGCCTTGCCCTGAGCCACACAGGGCAATTGGCTTAAGCCCTCATTCTGATGCTGATGCCCTCACCATCCTCCTCCAGCTCAGTGAAACTGAAGGCCTTCAAGTCCGAAAAGACGATATTTGGGTGCCTATAAAGCCCCTCCCAAATGCTTTGATTGTGAATATTGGCGATATGATGGAG ATAGTAAGCAATGGTGTTTATAGGAGCATTGAGCACAGAGCAATTGTGAACTCAAACAAAGAAAGGCTCTCTGTTGCAACATTCTCTACCTTCAGCCTTGATTCCGAATTAGGACCTGCACACAGCCTCATTGGACCAAATAATCCTCCAATTTTCCGAAGAGTTGTCGTGCAAAAATATTTACTGGATTTTTTTGCACGAAAACTTGACGGAAAATCGTACCTTGATTTCATGAAGGTAGAGACAAGTGATGGAGAATCCTAG